Genomic segment of Corticium candelabrum chromosome 16, ooCorCand1.1, whole genome shotgun sequence:
AGTTAGCGAGTATTGTACTTAAAGACTTGACTTCTTGTCTGCTATGTGGATGTGTGACTATGTCTTGTCACTCTTCAAGTGTATCCCACGCCCTTGGAGCGGtccaatcacagagcagtatttgTGTGTGGTTACACATGgcaaacacagacatggaCGAATTGCCAATCACAATTGCTTATAAAGGTGACTGTTCATAATTGTTTTTTTTACCAGAAGTGTCTACTTCAGGTTTTGTAATTTACCTctctgcaactgctaacgtGAAATCAATCAATTTCATGGCTTACTAAATTGATACAGAAATGTAATATCTTGTAATTTGTGTGACATGTATGTTCCATATGTGATACCGCTTAATTTGACCATCAGACTATTGTAACAGTTTTAGGAACTTCGTGATCACATGAAACAACAGTGGATCTGTAAAATTTTgaatagattttacaagttgCTTGCTCATAAGCAAAATGGCATCTAAATTTGTGGCTTAAACAATATTTCTGTCATGTTTTTCAAAAAGCTCATAGCTGCAGAAGTGATAGTGTAATCACATCTGCAGTTACTAGAGCAAAAGTCCAACACCAAATTGCTAGCgactaatttttttattagAATGATGAATAGCAGCACCTGCTCTTACAGTAAACAAGATAGCAGCACTGCATTGTAAACTAGACAGCACTCAGAGAGAGGGCAACCCTCCACGAAGGCAGCTCAGTGTCATAAACATCATTTCCGAGTTGAAGGCCTTTGTGTTGGCCTTAGCGGGACCATCGCCCATTTAATTGAATGACATCATTTTCAATCAATAATTGCAAGAGATAGTATGATTGTGCAAGAGCAAAATCATGACAGCAGGAGTCGTCTCACGTTTTTCATTAAAAGTTTCAAGCAGAGGCGACCCCTCAACAGGGAACCTGGATCTGGATTAATCCCATAATCAAGGTCTATCATCCTGCCATAGTCTATTTCATCAAAATTCACCGACACATTTTCAGTAATCCtgctcacaaacaaagaaaccaacAAACCAACGCTGATGAAAACGTAACTTGCTTGGTGGAGGTAATTATTGTAGTTCTTTTGTTAGTTGGAATCTTGCAACTAACAAATCTGCTCACTGACATTTGTATTAGGAACTTATAATAGCAATGTAAGAGTTAGCTGTTGACTGACATATGCAACTGCACCACAATAATTGTGTTCTTTACATTATCTCATGTGCTGATACAGTCTAATAATAACTGAAAAAACATTGAAAGCAATAAATGTAATAGCATTTGAACCAGAAAATTGTTTTTTTGATTATAAAATAAGTGCTTGCGGTCATGGTAACATTCTCCCTCCTTACTGTAGACACACGGTACTGCCTATGGCAGTGGAATTTACCTCAGTCCCAATAGTGGTGTCTCATTTGGCTACTCACAGATTTATGCAACTGGAGCACAATCACGTGTAAGTCTGGGCAAGATACTTGCTATCTGAAGCTGATAGTATGGTTTGACTGTTAAGAGATCTTCAACTAGTGGTGGCTCACGATTTCTTGAGGGCAAGAACCTTCGATGCATAGCTCTGTGTGAAGGTATGTAAATTGTCAACTGTGATGAGATAATAGATCCTGAGTTTGAACGTTTTATGACATAGTGATAACAAGCAGCGACTTGAGAAAAAATGGAAACATCTGGGTGATGCCAAAACCAGACTATGTTTGCACTCGTTTCTTCTTTGTGTAAGTTCTGCTTCCTCATAATGCGTGCTCAGCATctcacaataattattgcttGATATAGATATGAACAGGGTCATTGTCAGAATGTAAGCATTACCACTGACTGTAAAGCATTTCAACATGAAATAGAACGTGCTCTATTCGTTATCTGAAAATGCAAACTGCTTCATCTTGTATGCAGATGGAAATTAACTTGTTAGTACATATTATCTGCAGTGTACAGCATGCAACAACTTTGATTGACATTTAGCCAGTCTTCTCTGTTATGACTGAGTGAGGTCGATATCTTTGCATAACTGTAGTTCTAAGCCAGCCTTCAAACAGATACAACAGATTAGATCATGCTACAGTAGAACCTACAGTCTACATGTAACTCACATGTACCAACCAAGTTTGTGCACATGTGGGTGTGGGTGCGTTATCTTCATGCCAACTTTAATGTAAAGAGCCGAACAAGTCAGTGGAAAGCAACTTGATTgccaaaaacaaaacacaccaTGAAAGTCCAAATGCCCATCTATGCTACAGAAACAATCATACTGATAGAGAAAAAGCAAGATCTGTGAAATAGGAACACAGTGATTATGACCTAGCAAAAATGGTAGAATTTCTTTGTCATAATTCATGTTTGGAGACCACAGTTGTGTTCTCTATCCTCATTATAGATTGCAAATAAAAACTCATGTTCAAGTTAGCCTGCTTACCTTCCCGCATCACAACACTGTGGAAGCTCATAATATAGTCAGTACATGTGGGTGTGGGGTTATCATGTGGATTGCTTGATGTATGTAGAAAACACACATGTTGAACGTAGTACTACTGCAACCTTGCTGGGTTGCAAGCTTGATTCCAAATAAACACGAACAGTTTAAATTCCATTGGACAAAACGCACTTGGCCACAATTACAGctttcaacaaacaaaccactaTATTAGTTACTACTCTCACATCAGACGTACAAAATAATGCAGCATTAGCTGTGGTAGTGGTAAACACACTACTTGTGCCACATAACTGGGAGGCCCAACTTCAGTTAGTGTCACAGCACCACAGCTGTTTAAGTACTTCCAAAGATTtttacaatagtctagtgggCCAACACTTCACAGAATATTTGTGTTAGCtcgttcttgtgtgtgtgtgtgtgtgtgtgtgtgtgtgtgtgtgtgtgtgtgtgtgtgtgtgtgtgtgtgtatgtgtgtgtgtgtgtggtgctgtagctcaatcggttagagagtgcatttggagaatgaaaacatccgggaaccTTGtcgggttgcaggttcaagtcacagtgatggcgagctatggcataatttccttaagcaagaaatttacacacaattgatTTTCTCAACTcgggagtataaatgagtaagTACctagtcattgactggggtggacatgactgctggcttggcagtaacatcatgcagcagacgggtacttgtgggccttggtgtccagtcccagagctgcgccattgtcagtgcccctggatcactccggccaagctctaggtggattgtagcgatgtccctaagcctccacgtagcgcatggaggccctgtctctagaggcagaaGAGCTATCTCCTCAGCTGAAGTCATTCacaatgacgtggagggcttgacatttgtgtgtgtgtgtgtgtgtgtgtgtgtgtgtgtgtgtgtgtgtgtgtgtgtgtgtgtgtgtgtgtgtgtgtgtgtgtgtgtgtgtgtgtgtgtgtgtgtgtgtgtgtgcgcgcgcgcgcaaccACCTCGTTGGTAATCCCCGGATACTGGGTTAAGGCCCTGCTAATGGCAAGACGTGGGTCAATTGGGTTGGCGTCCCAATCTGTTCCTTGTTCATTTTGTGATGAACAGAAAACAGGAGCCTTCAAAACCAAGCCCACTACAAAGTCTAAGtgatactagcagaagataggaatgagtggaggaatcagatctgggctgtcacacaggaagtaaatttcaagaaggaagaacaagagaaataccgcaaggatgagcagaaacatcgccgcgaagcaaggcaaacgacatcagagtttgctttgcgctgcagctttgatggttgtggatttactgctgtaaatcatgccggccttgtaaaccaccagagacagaaacatggtcagacCCTGACTAgccaatgtcagtactgtcaccaaacattccgccaacaaggcctccacaaccacgagcgtttctgctgtcagagaacatccactcctccgatatagACTATGGTGACtttggcctgcatcgtttctcattggaatgaacgcagcgtgaagtgaagtgaggtgtgtgtgtgtgtgtgtgtgtgtgtgtgtgtgtgtgtgtgtgtgtgtgtgtggtgctgtagctagGGAGAGAGTACACTTGGGACTTTGCAGGgttacaagttcaagtcacagtgatgtcAAACTATGGCATGATATCCTTAAGCCAGAAACTtatacacaattgcttctctcgacttaggagtataaatgagtacccgGTCTTTGCTTGGGGCCCTAAGcagccatcggctgtgacgtgacatcagctactggggtccaggtgagAGTTtaggtgctcacaccacagatggcttcacaagccggtgctcctgcgagtacctgacccagctccaggagattgctattGCCAGCCCAGAGTTctcctgagtagtgcacaggagcCCAGCTGTTAGCTGGGGGCATGACCAAGAAATTGGCAGCTTGTGGTGTTCAATTAGCTTTCATACGGGCAAAGGACAAGACTAGCATGCGAGAGTCtgtggaattgtcatacgggcatgGGACAAGACTAGCGAGAGAGAGTCTGGAAATGAGGCTAGTGTTCCATAGGGTTTAGGTGTGTGCCCGGATGTTGATGGTGGTGCATGGAGTTTGAATTTCTCCGTGTTACCTCACCGTGAAGATGCTACCTTAGAATTATTCTATTCATCAAACTTTGATATCGTCTCATTGGCAGTGGCGGTCAACAACCACAAGCTAGGAATAGTATCAAGTTGGGCTCAGGACTGTACTATACGGGACTTGGGTAAATGGTTTGACTGATATAACCGGGGGTTAGTCAGAATACCCGCTGGAGGAAAGCAGACTTTGCGTTGTAATTCTAGTTGTTGTTACACTTCAttaatgtgttgtgttgagttctATTGCTATACTCAAGTATACTACATTGCTATACTCAAGTATACTAGAATATAACAGAAGAATGGAGTGTGACCCTTACCAGACTTGAAACCAGGAACTCAGGGGTTGGTGCTTGACCAAATAGGTGGGATGTACCAGCGACAGTGGATAGAGAGACGCAGCCAAGATCACACCGTGTAGTGACTGAATCAGGGGGTACTTTATGACGCAATCGTCATGATCTTCTAGAAGTCCTGGAGTTACCACAAATAGTAGAATAATCTTTCAGAACTGAGTCCTTTACAATCTGATTGTCATTTCTATCTACTTCAGCAATTTGTTTGACCAGTCCTAGTTTTTGACATGCATTCAGTCCCAATATTGGTGAAGCTGTTGCCGGCACAACATAAAACTGCAAATGGT
This window contains:
- the LOC134192292 gene encoding protein mono-ADP-ribosyltransferase PARP6-like — its product is MKKKVDMKDEFSYPLLQWIISSNRSHIVKLPDHKLMKTMATPHQFLLLSSPPAKESAFRCAKKEHGSTFAFHGSTIENWHSILRNGLLNASGTKYQTHGTAYGSGIYLSPNSGVSFGYSQIYATGAQSRRSSTSGGSRFLEGKNLRCIALCEVITSSDLRKNGNIWVMPKPDYVCTRFFFVYEQGHCQNVSITTDCKAFQHEIERALFVI